From the genome of Polyodon spathula isolate WHYD16114869_AA chromosome 14, ASM1765450v1, whole genome shotgun sequence, one region includes:
- the LOC121326925 gene encoding WD repeat and FYVE domain-containing protein 1 gives MAAEIHSRPQSSRPVLLNKIEGHQDAVNAAVLIPKEDGVITVGEDRTIRVWLKRDSGQYWPSIYHTVSSPCSSMSYHHDSKRIFIGQDNGAIVEFEISEDFNKITFVKTYPAHQSRVSAIVYCPESEWVISTGHDKSVSWMCSRSGSMLGRHYFSSWASCLQFDHDTKHVFVGDYSGQITLLKLDQNTYSIITTLKGHEGSIGSLCWDPVQRLLFSGASDHSVIMWDIGGRKGRMLLLQGHHDRVQSLCYLQLTRQLVSCAADGGITVWNMDISREEAPQWLESDCCQKCEQPFFWNLKQMWDSKTIGLRQHHCRKCGKAVCGKCSSKRSTYPVMGFEFQVRVCDDCYETIKEEDRTSLATFHEGKHNISHMNMDSSRGLMVTCGSDRVVKIWDMTQVVGCSLATGFSPR, from the exons AGCTCTAGACCAGTTCTTTTAAACAAGATCGAGGGCCACCAGGACGCTGTGAATGCGGCGGTTTTGATCCCGAAAGAAGATGGGGTGATCACTGTAGGAGAAGATAG AACAATACGAGTATGGCTGAAGAGAGACAGCGGGCAGTACTGGCCAAGCATCTACCACACTGTGTCCT CGCCTTGTTCATCCATGTCATATCACCATGACAGCAAACGCATTTTCATTGGACAGGACAATGGAGCCATAGTA gAATTTGAAATCTCTGAAGACTTTAATAAGATCACTTTCGTCAAAACCTACCCAG CTCACCAGAGCCGTGTTTCTGCCATCGTGTATTGCCCAGAAAGTGAGTGGGTAATCAGCACTGGTCATGATAAGAGTGTGAGCTGGATGTGTTCCAGGAGTGGCAGCATGCTGGGGAGACACTACTTCAGCTCCTGGGCCTCCTGCTTGCA ATTCGATCATGACACAAAGCATGTCTTCGTAGGGGATTACTCTGGGCAGATAACATTGCTGAAACTGGACCAGAATACTTACTCCATCATAACCACACTGAAGGGACATGAAG GCAGTATAGGATCTCTGTGTTGGGACCCTGTCCAGCGGCTGCTATTCTCTGGAGCGTCTGATCACAGTGTTATCATGTGGGACATCGGGGGGCGGAAAGGAAGAATGCTGCTGCTTCAGGGCCACCA TGATAGAGTGCAGTCCCTGTGCTATCTGCAGCTAACTCGGCAGCTGGTCTCCTGCGCTGCTGATGGAGGGATCACAGTGTGGAACATGGACATCAGCAGAGAAGAG GCTCCTCAGTGGCTGGAGAGTGACTGCTGTCAGAAGTGTGAGCAGCCCTTTTTCTGGAACCTGAAGCAGATGTGGGACAGTAAAACCATCGGCCTTCGACAG CATCACTGCAGGAAGTGTGGCAAAGCCGTGTGTGGGAAGTGTAGTTCAAAGCGGTCGACCTACCCAGTCATGGGCTTCGAGTTCCAGGTGCGCGTCTGTGATGACTGCTACGAGACCATCAAAGAGGAGGA CCGTACCTCCCTGGCCACGTTTCATGAAGGCAAACACAACATCTCCCACATGAACATGGACTCCTCCAGGGGGCTCATGGTGACCTGTGGCAGCGACCGGGTTGTAAAG ATCTGGGATATGACACAGGTGGTTGGCTGTAGCTTAGCAACAGGCTTCTCTCCCCGCTGA